The Streptomyces achromogenes genome window below encodes:
- a CDS encoding Ppx/GppA phosphatase family protein translates to MRLGVLDVGSNTVHLLVVDAHPGARPLPAHSHKAELRLAQLLDGDGAIGDDGVDRLVTVVHEALQAAEDKGVEDVLPFATSAVREASNADDVLARVQAETGVELQVLTGAEEARLTFLAARRWFGWSAGKLLVLDIGGGSLEIAYGMDEEPDAAASLPLGAGRLTAGWLPGDLPDPEDIRALRRHARAQIARTVGEFSRFGAPDHVVGTSKTFKQLARIAGAARSTDGLYTQRELKRESLESWVPRLAGMTTAQRAELPGVSEGRANQLLAGALVAEGAMDLFGVESLEICPWALREGVILRKLDHMAAT, encoded by the coding sequence ATGAGACTCGGTGTCCTCGACGTGGGATCGAACACGGTGCATCTGCTGGTGGTGGACGCCCACCCCGGCGCGCGGCCCCTTCCCGCGCACTCGCACAAGGCGGAACTGCGCCTCGCTCAACTCCTCGACGGGGACGGGGCGATAGGCGACGACGGGGTCGACCGGCTGGTCACGGTCGTCCACGAGGCCCTGCAGGCCGCCGAGGACAAGGGCGTCGAGGATGTGCTGCCGTTCGCGACCTCCGCGGTGCGCGAGGCCAGCAACGCCGACGACGTCCTCGCGCGCGTGCAGGCCGAGACCGGTGTGGAGCTCCAGGTTCTCACCGGCGCCGAGGAGGCCCGGCTCACCTTCCTCGCCGCCCGCCGCTGGTTCGGCTGGTCGGCGGGCAAGCTGCTCGTCCTGGACATCGGCGGCGGCTCCCTGGAGATCGCGTACGGCATGGACGAGGAGCCCGACGCGGCCGCGTCCCTGCCGCTGGGCGCCGGCCGCCTCACCGCGGGCTGGCTCCCCGGCGACCTGCCCGACCCCGAGGACATCCGCGCCCTGCGCCGTCACGCCCGGGCGCAGATCGCCCGCACGGTCGGCGAGTTCAGCCGCTTCGGCGCCCCCGACCACGTCGTCGGCACGTCGAAGACCTTCAAGCAGCTCGCCCGCATCGCCGGCGCCGCCCGCTCCACCGACGGCCTGTACACCCAGCGTGAGCTCAAGCGGGAGTCCCTGGAGTCCTGGGTGCCCCGCCTCGCCGGCATGACGACCGCCCAGCGCGCGGAGCTCCCGGGCGTGTCCGAGGGCCGCGCAAACCAGCTTCTCGCCGGCGCGCTGGTCGCGGAGGGGGCGATGGACCTCTTCGGCGTGGAGTCGCTGGAGATCTGCCCCTGGGCGCTCAGGGAGGGCGTCATCCTCCGCAAGCTCGATCACATGGCGGCCACGTGA
- a CDS encoding TetR/AcrR family transcriptional regulator, which translates to MTGVTARRRGRPPRAESADTRDRILTAAREEFSERGYEKTSVRGIAKAAGVDPALVHHYFGTKEQVFEASIEVAFAPALNAPEAVADGPPDQVGERLARFIFGVWENPTTRKPLLAIVRSAVNNDTAAAVFRRLVASQLLRRIAAQLDLPDAELRAELAAAQLVGCAMLRYVIKVEPLASADLEQIIARVAPVVQGHLTGP; encoded by the coding sequence ATGACCGGCGTCACCGCCCGCAGGCGGGGCCGCCCCCCGCGCGCGGAGTCGGCGGACACCCGGGACCGCATCCTGACGGCCGCCCGTGAGGAGTTCTCCGAGCGGGGCTACGAGAAGACGTCCGTCCGCGGCATCGCGAAGGCGGCCGGTGTGGACCCGGCCCTCGTGCACCACTACTTCGGCACCAAGGAACAGGTCTTCGAGGCTTCGATCGAGGTGGCCTTCGCGCCCGCGCTGAACGCGCCGGAGGCGGTCGCCGACGGGCCGCCGGACCAGGTCGGCGAACGGCTCGCCCGCTTCATCTTCGGCGTCTGGGAGAACCCCACCACCCGCAAGCCCCTGCTGGCGATCGTGCGCTCCGCCGTGAACAACGACACCGCGGCAGCCGTCTTCCGGCGCCTGGTCGCCTCACAGCTGCTGCGCCGCATCGCCGCCCAGCTCGACCTGCCGGACGCCGAGCTGCGCGCCGAACTCGCGGCGGCGCAGCTGGTCGGCTGCGCGATGCTGCGGTACGTCATCAAGGTGGAGCCGCTCGCCTCGGCGGATCTGGAGCAGATCATCGCGCGCGTGGCGCCGGTCGTGCAGGGCCACCTGACCGGACCGTGA
- the ilvD gene encoding dihydroxy-acid dehydratase, whose amino-acid sequence MPELRSRTVTHGRNMAGARALMRASGVPGADIGRKPIIAVANSFTEFVPGHTHLQPVGRIVSEAITAAGGIPREFNTIAVDDGIAMGHGGMLYSLPSRDLIADSVEYMVEAHCADALICISNCDKITPGMLNAALRLNIPTVFVSGGPMESGRATLVDGTVRTLDLVDAISDAVNDKISDEDILRIEENACPTCGSCSGMFTANSMNCLTEAIGLSLPGNGSVLATHTARRALYEDAGRTVMDITRRYYEQDDETVLPRNVATIAAFENAMALDIAMGGSTNTILHLLAAAQEAGVPFGLEEINEVSRRVPCLAKVAPNVAKDRTYYMEDVHRAGGIPALLGELHRAGLLNEDVHSVHSPTLADWLKTWDVRGGSPSPEALELWHAAPGCVRSAEAFSQSERWEALDEDAEGGCIRSAEHAYSKDGGLAVLRGNLAVDGCVVKTAGVDESIWTFEGPAVVCESQEEAVEKILNKQVTHGDVVVIRYEGPKGGPGMQEMLYPTSFLKGRGLGKTCALITDGRFSGGTSGLSIGHASPEAASGGAIALVEDGDRIRIDIPNRTIELLVDDAELTRREAALGGVYAPKNRERKVSAALRAYAAMATSADKGAVRDVSKLG is encoded by the coding sequence ATGCCCGAGCTGAGGTCCCGCACAGTCACCCACGGCCGCAATATGGCGGGCGCCCGCGCCCTTATGCGCGCCTCCGGTGTACCCGGTGCGGACATCGGCCGGAAGCCGATCATCGCGGTGGCCAACAGCTTCACCGAGTTCGTGCCCGGGCACACGCACCTCCAGCCGGTCGGCCGGATCGTCAGCGAGGCGATCACCGCGGCCGGCGGCATCCCGCGCGAGTTCAACACGATCGCCGTCGACGACGGCATCGCGATGGGCCACGGCGGCATGCTCTACAGCCTGCCCTCCCGCGACCTGATCGCGGACAGCGTGGAGTACATGGTCGAGGCCCACTGCGCCGACGCCCTCATCTGCATCTCCAACTGCGACAAGATCACCCCGGGCATGCTGAACGCGGCCCTGCGGCTGAACATCCCCACGGTCTTCGTCTCCGGCGGCCCGATGGAGTCCGGCCGCGCCACCCTCGTCGACGGCACGGTCCGCACGCTCGACCTGGTCGACGCGATCAGTGACGCCGTCAACGACAAGATCTCGGACGAGGACATCCTCCGTATCGAGGAGAACGCCTGTCCGACCTGTGGCTCCTGTTCCGGCATGTTCACCGCCAACTCGATGAACTGCCTGACCGAGGCCATCGGTCTGTCCCTCCCCGGCAACGGCTCGGTCCTGGCCACCCACACGGCCCGCAGGGCGCTGTACGAGGACGCCGGCCGCACGGTGATGGACATCACCCGCCGCTACTACGAGCAGGACGACGAGACGGTCCTGCCCCGCAACGTCGCCACCATCGCGGCCTTCGAGAACGCGATGGCCCTCGACATCGCGATGGGCGGCTCCACCAACACGATCCTGCACCTCCTCGCCGCCGCCCAGGAGGCGGGCGTCCCGTTCGGCCTGGAGGAGATCAACGAGGTCTCGCGCCGCGTGCCCTGCCTGGCCAAGGTCGCGCCGAACGTGGCGAAGGACCGCACGTACTACATGGAGGACGTGCACCGCGCCGGCGGCATCCCCGCCCTGCTGGGCGAACTGCACCGCGCGGGCCTGCTCAACGAGGACGTGCACTCGGTCCACAGCCCCACCCTGGCGGACTGGCTGAAGACCTGGGACGTCAGGGGCGGATCCCCCTCGCCCGAGGCGCTCGAACTGTGGCACGCCGCCCCCGGCTGCGTCCGCTCCGCCGAGGCCTTCTCGCAGTCCGAGCGCTGGGAGGCGCTGGACGAGGACGCCGAGGGCGGCTGCATCCGCTCCGCCGAGCACGCCTACAGCAAGGATGGCGGCCTCGCCGTGCTGCGCGGCAACCTCGCCGTCGACGGCTGCGTGGTCAAGACGGCCGGCGTCGACGAGTCGATCTGGACCTTCGAGGGCCCGGCGGTCGTCTGCGAGTCGCAGGAGGAGGCCGTCGAGAAGATCCTCAACAAGCAGGTGACGCACGGGGACGTCGTCGTCATCCGCTACGAGGGCCCCAAGGGCGGCCCGGGCATGCAGGAGATGCTCTACCCGACGTCCTTCCTCAAGGGCCGAGGCCTCGGCAAGACCTGCGCCCTGATCACCGACGGCCGCTTCTCCGGCGGCACCTCCGGCCTGTCCATCGGCCACGCGTCCCCCGAGGCGGCCTCCGGCGGCGCCATCGCCCTCGTCGAGGACGGCGACCGCATCCGCATCGACATCCCGAACCGCACCATCGAGCTCCTCGTGGACGACGCCGAGCTCACCCGGCGCGAGGCGGCCCTCGGCGGCGTGTACGCCCCGAAGAACCGCGAGCGCAAGGTGTCGGCCGCCCTGCGGGCCTACGCCGCGATGGCCACGAGCGCCGACAAGGGCGCGGTGCGGGACGTGTCCAAGCTGGGCTGA
- a CDS encoding serine/threonine-protein kinase, which yields MSPQRNTGAGAEAELPEYAGHYRLQECLGSGGMGVVHLARSTSGMKVAVKVVHARFARDPEFRGRFRQEVAAARRVSGAFTAPVVDADPEAERPWMATLFIPGSTIAEQVKRNGPMNAGELRRLMAGLAEALRDIHRVGVVHRDLKPSNVLLAEDGPKVIDFGISRPKDSELRTETGKLIGTPPFMAPEQFRRPREVGSAADVFALGSVMVHAATGRGPFDSDSPYVVAYQVVHDEPDLTGVPDNLAPLVKRCLAKEPEDRPTPDELMHALRAVAASYDTQVFIPPQRALEEPEPGPTAGTGTSSTGESGQAAGTAAEGGTAGKGGTAEAGTSGKPETAGEVGGAGGGGKPRGRRRRTVLAAGALAVALCGGALGAARMLGDGDANRGGRGNAGGAHSSPSALADWSVRPMEGGGEAAHGGTGGLPQCVYGTRLLVCAQSGQVSALNASDGRVLWRRAVPEGDGSVEAPALAGGLALVVTDSGRRMEALDPASGVPRWQRDLTPYPGVRTVGDMLLLTAVDGTVTGVDAATGRTAWSRPIPGLSEPYFVSFAQDARPLAYASSTSDDGRRTRITAVDPATGAVRWEKRFNGTVVPAGAVGDSLVLLSEGSVYGDVDAVLRYRPGDAAPRRTGLGVALQGVRATVRGDRVYLLAFDGSLVAVDTLAGKELWSLQTAVSRGSAPSADGEHVYFGAADGRLLAVDADKGRLVGQTRLRLGAESDKVVASLPAPTAVDDRVYAGAPDGTVFTVDGRAPEDW from the coding sequence ATGTCGCCACAGCGCAACACCGGAGCGGGCGCGGAAGCGGAACTTCCGGAGTACGCAGGTCACTACCGCCTCCAGGAGTGCCTGGGTTCCGGCGGCATGGGCGTGGTGCATCTGGCCCGCAGCACCTCCGGGATGAAGGTCGCGGTCAAGGTCGTGCACGCCCGGTTCGCCCGCGATCCCGAGTTCAGGGGGCGGTTCCGGCAGGAGGTGGCGGCCGCCCGCCGGGTGAGCGGGGCGTTCACGGCGCCCGTTGTCGACGCGGACCCGGAGGCCGAACGGCCGTGGATGGCCACCCTGTTCATCCCCGGCTCGACGATCGCCGAGCAGGTGAAGCGGAACGGGCCCATGAACGCCGGTGAGTTGCGGCGGCTGATGGCCGGCCTCGCGGAGGCGCTGCGGGACATCCACCGTGTGGGGGTCGTGCACCGGGACCTGAAACCGAGCAACGTGCTGCTCGCCGAGGACGGTCCGAAGGTGATCGACTTCGGCATCTCCCGGCCCAAGGACAGCGAACTGCGCACCGAGACCGGCAAGTTGATCGGCACGCCGCCGTTCATGGCGCCGGAGCAGTTCCGCCGCCCGCGGGAGGTCGGGTCCGCAGCCGACGTCTTCGCACTCGGCTCCGTGATGGTGCACGCGGCGACGGGACGCGGGCCGTTCGACTCCGACAGCCCGTACGTCGTCGCCTACCAGGTCGTCCACGACGAGCCCGATCTGACGGGCGTGCCGGACAACCTCGCGCCGCTGGTGAAGCGTTGCCTCGCCAAGGAGCCGGAGGACCGGCCCACCCCCGACGAACTCATGCACGCGCTGCGGGCGGTGGCGGCCTCCTACGACACGCAGGTGTTCATACCGCCGCAGCGGGCTCTGGAGGAGCCGGAGCCCGGGCCGACCGCCGGCACGGGCACCTCCTCGACCGGGGAGTCGGGGCAGGCCGCCGGGACCGCAGCGGAAGGCGGGACCGCGGGGAAAGGCGGGACCGCCGAGGCCGGGACGTCCGGGAAGCCCGAGACGGCCGGCGAGGTCGGCGGGGCGGGCGGGGGCGGGAAGCCGCGGGGACGACGCAGGCGGACGGTGCTCGCGGCCGGCGCGCTGGCCGTCGCCCTCTGCGGCGGCGCGCTCGGGGCGGCGCGGATGCTCGGGGACGGCGACGCGAACCGGGGTGGACGGGGGAACGCGGGCGGCGCGCACTCCTCGCCGTCCGCCCTCGCCGACTGGAGCGTGCGGCCCATGGAGGGCGGCGGCGAGGCCGCGCACGGCGGCACGGGCGGCCTGCCGCAGTGCGTGTACGGCACGCGGCTGCTGGTCTGTGCGCAGTCCGGGCAGGTGTCCGCGCTGAACGCGTCCGACGGGCGCGTGCTGTGGCGGCGGGCGGTCCCCGAGGGTGACGGGTCCGTCGAGGCGCCGGCGCTCGCGGGTGGACTGGCGCTGGTGGTCACCGACTCGGGCAGGCGGATGGAGGCGCTCGACCCGGCGTCGGGCGTCCCGCGCTGGCAGCGGGACCTGACGCCGTACCCGGGCGTCCGCACCGTCGGCGACATGCTGCTGCTGACCGCGGTCGACGGCACGGTGACCGGGGTGGACGCGGCGACGGGCAGGACGGCGTGGAGCCGGCCGATCCCGGGCCTGAGCGAGCCGTACTTCGTGTCGTTCGCGCAGGACGCGCGGCCGTTGGCCTACGCGTCGAGCACGTCCGACGACGGGCGGCGCACCCGGATCACGGCCGTCGACCCCGCGACGGGCGCGGTGCGGTGGGAGAAACGGTTCAACGGGACGGTCGTGCCCGCGGGCGCCGTCGGCGACAGCCTCGTCCTGCTGTCCGAGGGCAGTGTGTACGGCGACGTCGACGCCGTGCTCCGCTACCGGCCGGGGGACGCCGCGCCGCGACGGACCGGTCTGGGCGTAGCTCTCCAGGGGGTGCGCGCCACCGTGCGCGGCGACCGGGTCTACCTGCTGGCCTTCGACGGGTCGCTGGTGGCCGTCGACACGCTCGCGGGGAAGGAGCTGTGGTCCCTGCAGACGGCGGTGAGCCGGGGATCGGCGCCGTCCGCCGACGGCGAGCACGTGTACTTCGGCGCCGCCGACGGACGTCTCCTCGCGGTGGACGCCGACAAGGGCAGGCTCGTCGGGCAGACGCGACTGCGGCTCGGGGCCGAGTCGGACAAGGTGGTGGCCTCGCTGCCCGCGCCCACGGCGGTCGACGACCGTGTCTACGCCGGCGCGCCCGACGGTACCGTCTTCACGGTCGACGGGCGGGCCCCGGAGGACTGGTAG
- a CDS encoding SH3 domain-containing protein translates to MSVDHVEEAGNSDAAEAATATAALAYYPVAPGVRLNVRSGPGTGYSVVRVLSEGAKVPVFCQCPGTSVSGPYGTTNIWDNIADGQFVSDAYIRTGSDGYIAPRCS, encoded by the coding sequence ATGTCTGTCGACCACGTGGAAGAGGCGGGGAACAGCGACGCGGCGGAGGCCGCGACCGCGACCGCGGCGCTCGCCTACTATCCGGTCGCGCCGGGGGTCCGGCTCAACGTGCGCAGCGGTCCCGGCACCGGCTACTCGGTCGTCCGGGTCCTGTCCGAGGGCGCGAAGGTCCCCGTCTTCTGCCAGTGCCCGGGCACGTCGGTCTCCGGGCCGTACGGCACCACGAACATCTGGGACAACATCGCCGACGGCCAGTTCGTCTCGGACGCCTACATTCGCACGGGCAGCGACGGCTACATCGCACCGCGCTGCTCCTGA
- a CDS encoding EamA/RhaT family transporter has translation MSDENGTPDSPPEPRDAAEVSPGAPAGPAGDPVGAGPRPEPLRFFGTTWLNHDGGPRGYAVRRGAVALGSLLAVVGSCLVLRFAYQGIAIADLGGFVTVLVVVMFAVCSALAFRNTWDGFAKRPDPDRQASLRGLLAVGFVGSLLAYFFRALTEAPGERLHREEYEAARLQYERRTKRRTGNPSKKRRR, from the coding sequence GTGAGCGACGAAAACGGCACCCCGGACAGTCCGCCGGAACCCCGGGACGCCGCCGAGGTCTCCCCGGGCGCCCCCGCCGGCCCGGCAGGAGACCCTGTCGGCGCCGGCCCGCGCCCCGAACCCCTCCGCTTCTTCGGCACCACCTGGCTGAACCACGACGGCGGCCCCCGGGGCTACGCCGTCCGGCGCGGCGCGGTCGCCCTCGGCTCACTGCTCGCCGTCGTCGGCTCGTGCCTCGTCCTGCGTTTCGCCTACCAGGGCATCGCGATCGCCGATCTGGGCGGCTTCGTGACCGTCCTGGTCGTCGTGATGTTCGCGGTGTGCAGCGCGCTCGCCTTCCGGAACACCTGGGACGGCTTCGCCAAGCGCCCCGACCCCGACCGCCAGGCCTCCCTGCGCGGTCTGCTGGCGGTCGGCTTCGTCGGCTCGCTGCTCGCGTACTTCTTCCGCGCGCTCACCGAGGCGCCCGGCGAGAGACTCCACCGCGAGGAGTACGAGGCGGCCCGCCTCCAGTACGAACGCCGCACGAAGCGGCGCACCGGCAACCCCTCGAAGAAGCGCCGCCGCTGA